TGATTTCAAACGGTAACAGTAGCATCATAGCGCAGGTTTTCCTGGAGTGCATATGCAATACCTAAGCTTTCAGTAGACGAACCTATAAATATCCTTGGTTTCATTTTAATATAGCTTTTTAAGAAAAACAGCCCGAACAACACGAATAGAGCACATAGGTGAGTAAATGGATTGACGAAACTTTTATGATTGAAATCCTATCCAGCTTACCAAAAAAAATTGAAACGGGAGATATTTATGTTAGATTCAACGGATTCAACAACATTAGGGGCTATGCCGGATAGATTGACCATTCTCCTTCCACGAACTTATTGAACGGGAGTAAATCAAAAAACACTTCTCCTAAGGATGCGCATCAAACGACTGCAGGTAATCTCTGCCACCTGTATGACATCCCACACATGAACTGGCGTCCTTTGTTATACTGTGTGCCGGCGTACCATCGGGAAAAATTTCGGCCCAAAGCCAACCATTTTTAGCAAAAGGCGATTTTGAGTTCTTCATCATTATTGCATAAACCCAGGGTGCAGCGCCGCCATTGTATAATTCCTTAACAACTAAAGACGAATCAGGAAAAGAAGCTCCGGTTGGTAATTTCCCATCACTTCCCAATGCAGACTTGGCTTTAGCATTGAATTTAAGAAAATACGTATTACTATGGGCACCAGAACTTGTACTGACAATCTGATTAACATTATCGTCCTTATAATATGAAAACGTCTGCGCTTTCATATACGCGAACAATTTGGCATCCGTTGTAATGCCAGTCAATTCAATTTCTCCCCTGTCCTTTGTACAGGAAGCAACTATAATTATTACTATTGAAAGGGAAAAGAGTGTTTTATACATCGGATTTATTATTTATGTAACCAAATTTATGAATCTTTCCAACATATTAAAAGTAATGTTATCTTTAAAAAAGGAAGGCGAGTGGAAGGGACAAGTGACAAAGGATAGCAATACTACTACGTTTATTACTTGGATGACATTTAAACCTTTGAAACGAGCATGTGAAATTTGTACAAAGAGTCAAATTATTATATACAATTTCAAAAAAATATATGGGAAAAAGTTAGAGCTTTCGTGCTTTGGTGGCCAAAATCCAATTGCCACTAAAGCACAAAAACACTAAAACCCACAAAAAAGTTTATTCGATATAAACTCTAATAAATTATCGTATAAGCTTCGTAGTACTAAATAAACAGAATAACCTATGAACTTCATTATACAACTGATCGTTTCGGCTCTTGCCGTACTTATTTCATCCTATATTTTACCCGGCGTTGAAGTAGATAATATCGTTACCGCGCTGCTCGTAGCTGCGGTACTGGCATTTTTAAATACGGTTATAAAACCGATCATGGTACTGTTAACGATACCCGTGACTGTTCTCAGCTTCGGATTATTCCTACTTGTTATTAACGCGTTTATTATTATCCTGACTGATAAACTTATTGACGGTTTCCAGGTTCGTGGATTCTGGTGGGCCTTGTTATTCAGTTTAGTGCTTTCGTTTGTCACTTCAGTATTGAATAGCCTGCAGGCCAGATCGGAAACCAATGAGTAAGTAGTTCAGTAATTGGAAATTAGTGATCGGTAATCGGTGATTGGAAATAGGAAATTGGTGACCAACCTGCGCTGCCCTTCGATAAACTCAGCGTTCAGCTTCGGTTGATGAATCGGTTAAATGGAAAAA
This Bacteroidota bacterium DNA region includes the following protein-coding sequences:
- a CDS encoding phage holin family protein, producing the protein MNFIIQLIVSALAVLISSYILPGVEVDNIVTALLVAAVLAFLNTVIKPIMVLLTIPVTVLSFGLFLLVINAFIIILTDKLIDGFQVRGFWWALLFSLVLSFVTSVLNSLQARSETNE